The sequence below is a genomic window from candidate division WOR-3 bacterium.
CCGAACCAGGAAGTGGACGCCTTCACTCTGCACGAGAGCTCCAGCGGCAAGCGGTTGTACACACTCGAGGCGCAGAGAGCATACGTCTACGACCCCGCGTCGCGGGTGGATGTTTCCGATCTGCGGGTGCTGTTCTATGATGAAGTCGGCGGAGTGAACTCCACGCTGGTGGCAGAAGAAGGGTCGATATACTCGAAGAACGAAGACCTGGTTGCTCGGGGTCAGGTAGTTGTCAGGACATCGGACAGCACAGTGCTCAAGACGGATTCACTTGCCTGGAGCAATCAACGCCGGTTGGTTCGGACCGACGCCGACCTGGTGATCGAGACTCCAAGAGGCAGGGTAGAGGGCAAGGGACTGGTGTCCGATGCCGGGCTGACCAAGATCGACATTTTGAGCCCGGTTCAAGGCACGTCGGACTACGATTTCGAAACCGGGAAGTAGAGAGTGAGACATCCGGGAACGACCGCGCTGCTGGCGGCGGGGCTGGCGTTGTGCGTCGGCTTCTGCGTCGCTTCCCGGCTCAGTGCCAAGCACATGTCCATCGAGCGCACCC
It includes:
- the lptC gene encoding LPS export ABC transporter periplasmic protein LptC, giving the protein PNQEVDAFTLHESSSGKRLYTLEAQRAYVYDPASRVDVSDLRVLFYDEVGGVNSTLVAEEGSIYSKNEDLVARGQVVVRTSDSTVLKTDSLAWSNQRRLVRTDADLVIETPRGRVEGKGLVSDAGLTKIDILSPVQGTSDYDFETGK